Within Quercus lobata isolate SW786 chromosome 5, ValleyOak3.0 Primary Assembly, whole genome shotgun sequence, the genomic segment gagcaaaagagggagaagcagaagcacttagccctgactcctaacacgccggtgccatattaggtacgctcgtgaggagccggatggtaacaatcttgggtgttctcgactcagtcacgtcgaaagtttgacgtgacgagtccctgcttcggattttgactgaaagaaggatgaggttgattttgggttttcgccatccttgtcccgatcgagccatgataagctttatcggaacgtggcgtttttgggaggggtggggcttttgcatcccttgttgttatggtaaagtattttacgattaagtgtataaaccagcgagtaaaccgaatcctaagggaggctaagtattccagagtcgcagggggatgaaaagggatttttggtaaaaacaataacctcctcctgtcctacttatacagagggcggagcggggggcatttaataggttcagatctccaaaggaatcagcaaacccaaacacgccggttccacttctccaccccatcaaaataaaccgtcgaattaaagtagtctcgtaaatagtgattatttAAAGCtcgttttggataccccaagcgataagaacgcctcaagcgcgaaattaaaaactatctcgtaaaccggtgaatctcttgggcatatgaggaaccgccagcgtgtttaataggccgaatggattgggccacaggaagaagtttggcgtcaccaaaacccccctgtccagcccagaggttggacagccgggttttgaggggctaatgtagggcgtaaatgatttatgggccaagccgaggaggattatagcccaagttcaacaaaatagactttgggtaccgccgagggtagttcagtcctcggcagacccaaagttccccctcgtaaagaagggtaaaatggtataaaactgaaactcggaaaaaagatctaaaatatccggagAAAActgctgttattatcatttaatgttctgaacccgacagggccgcattctttggcttttacaaccacccccaatgactttgggggatagactgatgggacaagtatcagtcttggaaagattgaccctacacgtgaatgaaggataaatggatacaggcgagtataaaaggaaaactaagtaatcttgggagggggttgggaaaaatggccagaaacctgagcctcccagcccacctccaggagaaagactccaggggtgtaggaaaacctaaactggtacgaacaccgcgaaaaacccatcgcctatcaaccaaggcctagccttccaaacccacgctctacaaatgatattgttaggggccttttcacgtgcgaacccgacactgttacggtccgccacgaaacgcgtccttacatatatatatatatatatatatatatatatatatataaagttccttcctagagacttgaatctcGGCTTTTATCCCTCACACCTCACAAGCAattatacttgtggagtaactATCACGCTAAAGGTGTGCTGTAgtttttaatattcaaaattgtgtatatggttttttatttttattttttacctctaatcataaaatttagttgcttttaattatttttctattacaTACTTACAAGTTGAGAAATGCTATAAACAttaactattttacaatatttttacaaattaatattaTGGACAACTTCTTATAGGTTTTCATTTAAGTATACCATTAACAtcgttttttttatttaccaataatcacttaccacaatattttttttttgtttcttaaaaaaaaaaaaactcacattagtaatttgtaaattcttttgcaaaatagtttgtatttctAGAACTACTCTTTCAAGTTATGTTCAttcgtttctcaaaaaaaaaaaaaaaaagttacgtTCATTCATCCTGCTTGATAATTCAAAAacgtaaataaataaattacattaaaaaaaacgtaaataaaaaagaaaaaaagagttggATGAGAATTAGATAGGTTACATTATGACAATATATCACGGCTGTGTAAGTTGTACCTTCTGAGAATAATAAGGTTATTTCCAAATCGGCCTTCCAAGGTACAATACCTTAAAGGGCGCACTCTCTCATTATTTTTGGTCCTTCAAAAACAAACCCCTCTATTATAGCCATATTGTCTCGGTCAGATTCTGAGCATTGTCATCACCGTCCCTCAGATCCTTCACATCAAAAGCAAAGTCCAAATGATATAAACCAGGTATGTccattacatattaaaaaaaaatacacagtAAAAACTGTgtctttgttatttatttaaggTTGTTAGTCTGAATTTCCAGATGggaatggcatttttttttcagcaaaTTGTTCATTTTGGTTTAATgggtattttaaaaaatgaataaagataTGATTTTGGTGGCTCATATGGCTTGGTTTGGTGCCTTGTGATATAGATCATTGGAGATCTTGATTCAGATGGGGAATGCTTATCATTTTGTATTATCACAATTGAATTCATAGCatgtgatgaagaagaagaattgggTCATTTTGGTGATCTCTTATGTGTTTTTAGTGAAtataaaaaatgggttttttttttgttctttgtggTTTTTAACAAATGCCTCCCTAATGCCCAGCACAATGAAATATGTCAATATTGTAAGAACCAAATCAtgggtctttttttatttttatttttttaatgggagttTGGTCATTTGGATTTTGAGAGTAACATTTGAAGAGGTGAGTTGTCAAGATGTGACCTTGCTTAATAACTCATTGTGATCCATTAGAGTTAAGAGGAACTATAGATGGTGTTACCATGACAGATATGATTATGGACTCTGCATGTTAAGCTTAAATGGCAGTAGTTGTTCATGGATGACTGAGAGAGATAAAGTAGCCGTTAGATTATGTGAATTTAGTGGTTTGTTATGGTACTAAGCTGAGTTATTTGTTAATTTGTATATCAGTTTCTTATTTGTGTAGGATTGTTGTCTTCATAATCTCCTGGTTTTGGGATAATAGCTAACAAATTTGAGTCATTTTTGTATAGCTGAAAAGGTCTAAGCTGAAGATGGTGAAGCTAACTTTGATTGCCTGTGTAACTGATGGTCTTCCACTAGCAGAGGGTCTAGATGATGGCCGTGATTTAAAAGATGCTGAATTCTACAAAGAGCAAGTCAAGGCTTTGTTTAAAAACCTATCAAGAGGTCAGAATGAGGCTTCAAGGATGTCAATTGAAATTGGCCCTTACATTTTCCAGTATCCTTGTGAAATTTTtcacgtgtgtgtgtgtgtgtgtattttccCAGTATAACTTATGAGTGATAGAAACTACAGTATTATTTCTGGTACAGTCTGGAGTATGCAATCTCTTTATAGTTTAGAGTATTCAAACACAATGTGAAACCCAACTTGATTCAATCTAGCGAAAAATTTATTGCAATTAAATTTGGGGTTGGCTTCAAACACAATGTGAAATTATGGAGATTTTATGAGACTTTTAGGTGATTGTGAGATATTGAGTTCCTTGTAGGCGTTGCCATCTAGTTAAAATTGTTCTATTATATTTAACGGATGCAAGATTTGATGGCTATAGCAGCTTCAGTTTAGAAATTATGCTGTCTTTTTCAACATGTCTTTATGCTGAAGTACCCTACTTTGCATAAAAGAGACTCAGTtagaatttctttctttttacataAGTTGGACATCTGATCTTCTTTTCTATATGCtctgttaaaataataattgtgtCTGAATGTGGAACAATCTTAATGTTACCTTGATGTAAGTTCTTAGTTATATTATCGAAGGATGCGTTTATTACTTGACAATGTGTGACCATGCTTATCCTAAGAAACTTGCCTTTCAATACCTTGAAAACCTCAAGAACGAATTTGAGCTTGTTAATGGGGCTCAAATTGAAACTGCTGCCCGACCTTATACCTTCATCAAATTTGGTATGTCTTGTTTTTTCTTCAtgattcttttttgtacttCCTATTCTTTCAGCATTCTTGTTGGTGTTTCTTTTGATGAGTTTAATTTTCCtactttttatgtttaaaagaCACATTCATACAGAAAACCCAGAAACTGTATCAGGACACTTGTACCCAGCAGAATATTGCAAAGTTGAATGATGAACTCTATGAAGTCCACCAAATAATGACTTGCAATATTCAGGAAGTTCTTGGTGTTGGTGAAAAGTTGGACCATAAgatattcctttttattttcagaaatacttaaatttaattatgttattttgttctGATGTTTGTTTGAAGCTATGCAACATAATCTATTcgcaaattttaaataatgtatgAAATGCTTAAGATCTTGCATTGTTGCATTCAATAAGAAATTTCTCTTTGGTCACCCTGGTGGGTTTATTTCACAGGTCTGCACAGCTTTGTGTGCGCACACACACATAGGGCACCCCAAAAAGAACATTCAATGTCTTAGGATACTTGTAGTTGTATGTATGTGCTTGGAAATGCATGTTCGTTGCTTTGTTGATTCGTGGTTGTGTTTAGTCTTGAAAGAAGAAGCTATTATAGATACATTCACCATTGTTGAAATAATGCTAGAGTGCAATCGGTACCTATCCACTCGTAAAGGTACCTCCACTTTGCTGTACCAGAATCCGCACACTGGCATGAGGAGTGTCAAGAACAAAGCCAGGCTTGCTTTGAAGTTCTGGCAAGATGGATTTTGTGGGTTTGCTagctattatcaaaattttgtgtttaatatTGTCTCTAAAGAAACGGTTATTGGCATATTTGCGCTTGGTTGAAACACTTGTTGAATGTGAAGTTATGTTTGTGACATCAAACTGTATGCTGTCAACACAAAATTATAGTTGCATAACTCTCTTGTAGGTCACAGCTCTGTGTGTGGAGGTCACATATTTGCGCTTGATTGAAACAGTTGTTGAATGTGAAGTTATGTTTGTGACATCAAATTATATGGTgttaacacaaaataaattatagtttcATAACTCTCTTGTAGGTcacattcccccccccccctccccccccctccccctcctctCCCCACCCTGCTCCGCCCCTCTCTGTGTGTGAAGGTCACATATTTCTGTTTATCTAGATTTTGCTAAAAAGAAATCAGAAGAATTACTTAGTAAACTTTATTTCTTAGACTAGTAATAAATCCAAAGCCTCCCCCCTTccccttctctctctatctgtcACGCTAATGAgtgcctttatttttttccttattaaagTAGTTGTCTTGAATATTACAAGTAATATAATCTCtttcatatttcaattttgcAGAGGTCAGTGAAATGTCAAGTCGGTTAACATCAGAACCTATATATGCTGATAATGCAAGAGCCTTAAATTGACAGGTTAGTTTGATTATTCAGAATCTCGTATATCTACATAGACGGTTATTACATCAACAAAACTATCATGTACCTCTCTGCTTCAAGAAACTTTCTTATTCACTTTGAGGGATTCCAAATATATACCAAGGTTTTCAATACTGTCTGAAAGTAAGATTCAATCGGCCAGGCCGGAGTTTTGTTTCTTCAAGCAAGGACTTTGGTGCACTGTTTGGGTGAATGGCTGTAACACCATGAAAAATAAGCCTAGATTTTCCACCAAATATAAGAACATCTCCGGATTCCAACACAACCTTCTCTGCCTTGTCAACATCCCTCTGATCACCGAATAAGAAGTCTGCCTTGTCACCAATTGAAAAAGAGACCACAGGTAAACCTTTAGCAAGACTTTCTTGGCTTTCACGACGATCCTGCATGGAATTGAAGTCATTAGCTGTCATAGAAACTTCACAAAGCCATAGTTAACGAGGAATCTAGAGAAACAAGTGAGGTGCAAGTTATGGAtgaataattcataaaaaataaaacataatcaAGGAAGGAAGAATTTCCAAGAATAGaaattgcaaagaaattgaTAAGTCAGATGATATGGGTAAGGCACACCTGATGGAGACGAAGTCGACCATTTTCAGAGTAATAATTTACAAGACAAATGTTTGGTGACATCCAGGGAAGTATGCTTTCTACATTGCttgatttggaatttttctGAATAAGGGAATGGGAATCTTCAATTGATTGTTTTACTAACTCATAGAATTCAGCAGGTATAGTGGGTGGTTTAGCCTCATCAACTGGACGGTGATCTCCATAGTTACCTGTCTCAGGGTCCCAATTTTTACCGAGGTACATCTTCCATCGCAGTTTTGCTCCATCACGGTTACCTGTTTGGTAGAAACCTCCAGGACCCAGACCAAGGTCTCGgcatttatttactattttgaCCTGATCACTGAATGATATGTAACTCTTTAGAAGGACCATCCCAGCCCTCAACACAATTCCATTTTGCCCCTCCAAGGAGGACTTGATTTCATTCCGCCTTCCTCTATTCTGTACTAGTAAAGGAGGTTTGAGCATAACAGTTTTCTCAGATTTGGTTGGGCAGAGATCAAGAGAGTCAAGCATTGCAGAGTGCTCAGAATGCTCTAAATTTTTATGGCCTGCAGAACTTTTTGGATCCTTGCTTGAAGAAGGCTCATATTTTTTAGCAGATACAGAAAGGACCTGAGTCTCATCCTGATGGACAGAAATTTTCAACTTGAATTCCATGTTCACCTCCAAACTGACACTTAAGATTTTCCCACTCTGAATTCTCCCTGCATCCAAGTCCTCAGAATCAGACCGCCCAGACAATTGAAGAAAATCCTGTTTATGGGCTGAATCTGGAGTACCTATGCACTTGAATTGTTTTGATCTACTGCCTACACTCTCTGGTGAATTTATTCCTTGTTGAGACCTCACTATATTAGCAAAACCATCTTTGCCGCCATGTGAATGCCACTCTTGCCGGTTTCTGCTACCTAATTTGGGTTTATGCTCGGAGTTCTTTGGAACACTACCCAGTGACCTTTGCTGTGAATTATTCCTTTTGACTATGGAGGATCCATCCTCACCACCAACAGTCTCCTCAGCAAGTCTGTCTGCTCCAACCTGTAGTACgtataattcaaaaattaaaacaaacccaaGGTTAATCAAAACCAATTACTCAAACTCAAATCCCATAAACACTCATAAAATCAAGCGATAAATAATGGAAAGAGAATGCAACCTGTAGTTCCTAAAATACAGTAAATAAAACAAACCCCAAGTTTATTCAAAACCAATTACTCAAACTCAAATCCCATAAAAACTCGTAAAATCAATTGATAAATAAGGGAAAGAGAATACAAACAGGATAATGAAGTTGCTTCAAGCATATATTCTCAGTACTTAATTTCAAGCAACTTCAAATGATGACCAGCAGCCGTAGCCCCGCCCCCCAAAATGACAACAATACCAGACAGCTGAGGAATTGAGGTGTTATCCAAGATGGAAACAAAACTATCAAATTCACCATTAAGTAAATTAAATGAGTGTAACATTTCTCAGTCTTCCTTAATACCAAATTCCTGTGCGTATATATATAAACTGGATAACACAACCTGGAATTTCTGTTGGATTTAGCatatataaacattaaaaacttatgCAGTCACGCGAAAGCAGTAACAAATAACATAGATCATATCACATTTGTAATGAAATTATCCCTATCATATCACATTCGTGGTTGTGATTATTTGCCTTTATTGAAAGGGAAAGTTTGAGACTTTTTGAGCGTTTGATgatctttgatgatgatgatgatgattaacAACACAAATTCTGCTCTGGGTTGGCtgagtttgtgtgtgtgtgtgtgagagagagagagatagagtcAGTCACAAAGAGTAAAGTAGAGGACGGGGTTATATAACTTGAAgcagaaggaaaaggaaaggaagaaggtGAAGGGTTTTAAACCCTTTTCTCTTCTCCAGACCGAGGGGCTAAGAATCTAATAAAtaagtgatttaaaaaaataaaaattaatgtgaaaataaGGGATGTTTTGAACAAATTAATCCTTTCTGTCCAacttaaattctaaaattttaagggGATATTATTTATacgtatttttataaataaaatattaaaatttgatttttcaaataaacCAAATCAAATAATGGAGCATTCTACAGTAGAAACTGTAGAATGACCCATCAAATTATAAGGTGTTATTAAGAAAGTTATGAAAATgtatctattaatttttaaaattggaaAAAGATTTAAggataatttaaaaataaaagtagtaatgtatgacctttttttttttttttttttttttttttttcaacttttcttccttattttttctttactcaAATGTAGGGTTCAAgcatctttataaaaaaattttaaaaaaaatgttgggttAAAGCTTTTTCAATATAGTGTCAAAGTATTCCTAGTTAAAAGCAAAGTGTAGTCCTTTACAAAACTCTCTGTAAAAAGTGATAGTAAGGATTCTCTAAAAGTTTATGCTACCATATGGTTAGACACAATTAATGATGATATAATGCATGACTTAACAAAATTTACTCAATGCttctacccaaaaataaaataaaaaatttactcaaTACAACGcaataaaaaaaactacataGGTGAATacgtacatacatacatacatacatacatacatacatatatatatatatatatatatataagggatCAAGACCctcttgtaacttaattggtaCCTTTTGAATGCCACCACGTGAATGCCACTCCTGCCTGTTTTTGCTACCAAATTTGGGTTTATAGTCAGAGTGCTTTGGAGCACTACCATGTGACATTTGCTGCAAATTATTCCTTTCGCCCGTGAAGGATCCATCCTTACCACAAACAGCCTCCTCAGCGAGTCTATCTGCTCCAATCCGTAGTTTGtataatacaataaataaaacaagCCAAAGGTTAATCAAAACCAATTTCTCGAACTCAAATCCCATAAACACTCATAAAATCAAGCGATAAATAATGGAAAGAGAATATGACCTGTAGTTcgtaaaataaataagtaaacccCAAGtttaatcaaaaccaattaCTCAAACTCAACTCCCATAAACACTCATAAAATCAATTGATAAATAATGGAAATAGAATACAAAGAGGATAATCAATTTGCTTCAAGCATATATTCTCAGTACAGCAACTTCAAACAATGACCAACACCCGAAACCCCGACCCCCAAAATGACGACAATACCAGACAGCTTAGGAATTGAGTTTTTGTCCAAGATGGAAACAGAACTATCAAATTCAccataagtaaataaaatgaGAGTAAAATTTCTTAATAACAAATTtctgtgtgtatatatttaaaCTGGATAACACACAACCTGGAATATCTGTAGGATTTATCACATATAGACATTAAAAACTTACGCAGTAATGCGAAAGCTGTAACACATAACATATATCACATATGACATTTGTAATGAAATTCTCATATTATGCCAGATAAATATTGTGTAATCCAATCAGTACACAATCATAGTTACATAAATTCCAGAATTTTCACACATTACACAATCATGACCAATTTTTCTTACTTACTAAACCCACACCATCCTTTTCTATTCAAATATTCAACTTGGGTCTTTTGCAAATCTTTCACAATATTCCTTAAACTAATCCAACAATGACAAAAACCCATATCTCAAATTTGCAACTTTTTCCATAAACATGTCACAtcataatcaaaatattaacCACTAACTGTACATTTCCTATATATCAAAACACCTTCAACAAAATGAGAAATCAAAAATTCTACAAAGACTGCATTTTTTCCATGCTAAAATTCtacaataaggaaaaaaatgggaaaagggGTGTGGTAAAATTACAGGGCTGTGACGATGCACTGAATCACTGGTCAACTTTTGAACCCACTTGATTCCGGTGCTCCTAGCTCTGCCACGGCCAGTTCCACGACGCATGTTTGTGTTGGTGGGGTTGCTTTTATTGGGCGCAGAATGAAGGTGGATGAATCAATGAAAGGGAAAGTCTGAGACTTTTTGAGTGTTTAATgatctttgatgatgatgaagaacaCAAACTCTGCTCTGGGTTGGCTGAGATTTTGTGtttgcgtgtgtgtgtgtaagaaATATAGAGTCAGTCACAGATagtaaagttttgtttttgaaaattcagAGAGTGAAGTAGAGGATGGTATGACAtaacttgaagaagaaggaaagtaAAGGAAGACGCTGAAGGGCTTTAAAACTATTagtagagcatccacagcagtggatctatatttttagctttttagctctacaaaaaatcactttatctattttagcttCACATATATTATAGCAGTAGATCTATTTTAACTTctaatctaataaaataatataaatatcccaataaaataatataactactataataaaataatatatctcactaaaaaaaaaacctccacaCCATTATCCATAACCACCTCCATCATCAgtcacacccacaaccaccatctACTTTGACAATCACAACagaacatagaaaaaaaaaaaaaaaaaaaacaaaaccacaaccacatTCACAAATTCCACAAACACCATTTCTATTCTCAATTCATTGAATCAATCACTTCTAAACAACGATTCCAGGCACCGAGCTCCCGGCCTGAGCTGTGGGACCCAGATTCTTGATCTTAACCGTGGCGGAGGAGCTCAGATTCTCCGTCTTGATCTGCGTGTTTCGAGCTGAGCCGAACCGGAGCCTCCACCCGCGTTGGCGGCGTCGAGGCGAGCTGTGGTGAAGGTGCGAATGGAGGAGTCGTCTTCATAGGAGTTTCAGTGTTTGCAGCGTCGGGGGCTTCCTCGTCGGAATCGTCGTCAGAATCAATGTGGGCGATGGGGCTTGGGGTGGGTCGACGACAGCGGAATAGATCGGCGATGAGGGAGTTGGCCGGCGAGCTGAGGGATGAGGGAGATGAGGGAGCTGGCCgacgagaaagagaggaaaaaaatttgaggaagaaagaaaaaaaaactgaggaagaaagaagaaagagagaagccggatagagagagagagaaaacaggAAATGTATATTTAATTGGGGAGGAGAGagaattgtaataaaaaagtatttttttttttacctgtgagctacagtgcacatctaaaaatagatgtgcactgtagccgAGGAGCTAAatcttttagatttagctccactgttgCATGGTGTTTTTTGtgacaaaaagctaaaaaaataccattatagCTATATAGCTCCAttgctgcaaatgctcttataagaagtatatataaaaaaaaaaaaaaaataaaagtaaaaataaccGTCAGTGATATAAGTTATAAGTGATGGTTGGTCTAGTAACTAAACTAACGGTTGCTGCCATTACCATATGCGACTTGTCGTATAAGTAGGACAACCATGGTTATGACTGCTTGGTTATTGGGTGGGGTTGTCTTAACTCTTGAGGATGACAAAAATGCAATGTCCCTGCCTGGTGTGATCCTTTTTCCTGCACAAGTTTTTGGTGCTCAAAAGAAGTGCTGGGTTGCCAAAGGTCTTGTAACTGAATGGACACCTTCTtatgtacaaagtgcttgggggtctagggAGAAAAAGGTTTGAGCTGCGGGattagcagcatattgtaattatttctcaaaaaaaaaaaggaaaaaaaaaagaaagaaagaagaagtgaTGGGTTAAGAGCATTCCATTgattaatgttaattttttaattataattgaCGAGCTTGATCTTTAGGTAGTCTGGCCTGACGATTTCACTagagtatttatttattggaaAATGTTAACCAATGCTCTTAGGACATtagtttatgaattatttttagaaacattttattgaaagaatgataaaataataaatgttgttaacaactttttatattttccataaaagtgatattaaaactttcttattataatttattaacaattacctTATGGGCACCTGTTAACATGAGCCttatttattaacttttattaatttttaatgtagGAAGATTTATTAGATTCATCCTTAATCGGTGCATTTGAGCACTTCTTaacaaaatcataaatataaatatatacacacacatgcatgCATTCGCCTATTCTCCAATTTCATTTTGATCTCAATATTATCAATGTCAAAGTTACCCTATTAggaattataaaatattttcaactcAACTTATTTTCAATCTGCCTCTCCCGCCCTGAATAATAGATGCTTGCGCCAAATAAGGGATGGGGAAAGGGTAAGACACTCCTTATCCGACCCTATAATGCCTTTTTGCCCTCAATCTTTCATTTGCTATTTATGTGTAGTAGCATATGTTCCTATCcaactaaatatatttttcacttATGGAGTAGTTTGTTCcaaacttttaatttattttaattttgaatgg encodes:
- the LOC115989603 gene encoding uncharacterized protein LOC115989603 isoform X2, whose product is MRRGTGRGRARSTGIKWVQKLTSDSVHRHSPETVGGEDGSSIVKRNNSQQRSLGSVPKNSEHKPKLGSRNRQEWHSHGGKDGFANIVRSQQGINSPESVGSRSKQFKCIGTPDSAHKQDFLQLSGRSDSEDLDAGRIQSGKILSVSLEVNMEFKLKISVHQDETQVLSVSAKKYEPSSSKDPKSSAGHKNLEHSEHSAMLDSLDLCPTKSEKTVMLKPPLLVQNRGRRNEIKSSLEGQNGIVLRAGMVLLKSYISFSDQVKIVNKCRDLGLGPGGFYQTGNRDGAKLRWKMYLGKNWDPETGNYGDHRPVDEAKPPTIPAEFYELVKQSIEDSHSLIQKNSKSSNVESILPWMSPNICLVNYYSENGRLRLHQDRRESQESLAKGLPVVSFSIGDKADFLFGDQRDVDKAEKVVLESGDVLIFGGKSRLIFHGVTAIHPNSAPKSLLEETKLRPGRLNLTFRQY
- the LOC115989603 gene encoding uncharacterized protein LOC115989603 isoform X1; the protein is MSHGSAPKHSDYKPKFGSKNRQEWHSRGGIQKVGADRLAEETVGGEDGSSIVKRNNSQQRSLGSVPKNSEHKPKLGSRNRQEWHSHGGKDGFANIVRSQQGINSPESVGSRSKQFKCIGTPDSAHKQDFLQLSGRSDSEDLDAGRIQSGKILSVSLEVNMEFKLKISVHQDETQVLSVSAKKYEPSSSKDPKSSAGHKNLEHSEHSAMLDSLDLCPTKSEKTVMLKPPLLVQNRGRRNEIKSSLEGQNGIVLRAGMVLLKSYISFSDQVKIVNKCRDLGLGPGGFYQTGNRDGAKLRWKMYLGKNWDPETGNYGDHRPVDEAKPPTIPAEFYELVKQSIEDSHSLIQKNSKSSNVESILPWMSPNICLVNYYSENGRLRLHQDRRESQESLAKGLPVVSFSIGDKADFLFGDQRDVDKAEKVVLESGDVLIFGGKSRLIFHGVTAIHPNSAPKSLLEETKLRPGRLNLTFRQY
- the LOC115989604 gene encoding 25.3 kDa vesicle transport protein-like yields the protein MVKLTLIACVTDGLPLAEGLDDGRDLKDAEFYKEQVKALFKNLSRGQNEASRMSIEIGPYIFHYIIEGCVYYLTMCDHAYPKKLAFQYLENLKNEFELVNGAQIETAARPYTFIKFEVSEMSSRLTSEPIYADNARALN